aactgtggccgcaaccatcctccttcagcatgccgagctccctcatcCTAAACGCGACCcagcggcgcagttccaaatatgggccccaatgggctgcggATATCAGTGCCTCTGCGGTCCCGACGCAGGTTAGTATCTGGACCTactcgaactccctcgcacacatcctcttccctacggcattctaccataccaatatgtcataggccagtactggtctcacgatggccgtatacatccaataaatcatcctgGGAGtcacccccacttcctaccgaactttctcctgcaggagtaaaaagcgcacagtgccttacggttTCGTTCCTCGGTGTTCTTCTTCCATGACAGTTTCGCATAGGGGATTATGACTAGATACTTCGCCTCCTTAGACAACAGCAGGGTGACtccgtccaaggacgggagtctgaactccggtatcttatatccacGCGTGGAGGgtaccagctccgtcttccctgggtttgtcctcaatccatttctggtagcccatcgcgacaacctcctcaaTGACCCTTTCATGATCTCggtgatcgtcgacagaaacctgcctcggaccagcagcacgacgtcgcCCGTATAtgcgataatcctcgtgccgccctcaccgagatccatcacgatttcattaatcacgaagTTCCATAGAATCGGTGAGAATACccctccttggggcgttcctctggtcacccgtctgctgaccacactatctcccgggttcgcattaataatcctgccataaagcatataatTGGTCCACTGGGAGATTAAGGGGAGAATCCCCAtgcggtccagtgcggcgaTAGCCCCTATCTCCTCATTATCGaaggccccctcaatatccGAGACCGCCGCAAAAGTGTCCTCCTTTTGACAGAGAGACGTCTCGTCTTTCGGTACCACCTCGTGAAGGGCCGCCTCCACagacctgcctttgaggtatgcgtattgtgccccactgaagttttTTGGCGTCAGTCCCCCTTTCACTTTCAGGTCTATCAGTCTTTGCAGTGTTTTTAGCCAAaatgatgacagactaataggtctTCGCCttactgtggtttattcttcccgccttcgggataaagaccaccttgactTCACTCCATGCCCTcgatatgtaggaccatgccaggctTGCTCGGAAGATGCGCTCAAGCCATggcagggtgactccaagggACTCCTGCACCAGTCCTGGGATAATTCCGTTAGGTCCGGCCCGCgctatcttctcctcgtcaaGGATGTCCCTGATGAGGTCATCCGTTAAGGCCACATGTGTAGGTATTGCGATGTTCTGATCGCCGACCTCTTCCTGGCCACCTAGGATATGAGCCTCCATCGAAAGTTCCACCGTCTCTTGCCCACTTTCAGTGTAAGTCCCGTCCTCCCTCCTCAGGGAGCTAGGCGTGATGGGATCCTTCGAGATCACATTGCGCCACCAAGATGCCAATTCCCCACAAAATTGCGCCCAAGAACTACTCTTCGCCTTCCTCGTCTCTTTCTTGAACTTGCCAAGGGCGTCACGATACTCGTCCCAGCCCTCTGCCGTGTTTTCTCTCTTGGCCTTATTTAAAAGCTTTCTGCTCTCCCTTCTGAGCACCTTCAATTCCGGTGGCCACCATGACTGCCTGATTCCACGTGGCGGTACTCTTTCGGGACATGCCTTTAAAAAGGCCTCATTCAGGCATCCCGTGACAAGATTGACTGCGGTCTCCAGTTCCCTTACGTCTTCCAGAGGCCCCCTTGTGCGCCCCATTTTCTGCATCTGTTCTCTGAACTTCTCCCAGTCGGTCCTCCTCGGGTTTCTGTATGGTATCCTCCTCCCCCCCTCGTGCTTGACCCGAAAACATATCCTACAGTGATCCGAAAAGGAGAACTATGTGGAAACGTTCCACTCCAAAACCCTCACCGAGTCACTATTCGTCACAAACGTTATATCTATAACCTGTTCCCTGATCCGTCGGTAGAAAGTAGGGGCATTGCCCCTATAGCCTACAACTAAGCCCTTGGATAAAATGTAATCAAAATGTAACTCACCTCTTTCATTGGTATCCGTGCTTCCCCAGAGACTGTGGTGTACATTGGCGTCACAAGCACAAGATCTTGCCCCTTCTCCTAGCACCAACCGACCAAGGCCCGTACTGTGTCTGTAGGGGGGTTGTCCACATCGTAAGGTAGGTACATAGAGGCCAGGACCAGTAATGGTTTGCGGGGTCTCTCCAAGGCACCTACCGATAGGTCTTCATCGCTGTTCAAATCCGTACTGGCTACGATATAGCTTCTAATTTTACCTTCTTTGGGGTGGATGGGGGTTTGTAGA
The Stomoxys calcitrans chromosome 3, idStoCalc2.1, whole genome shotgun sequence genome window above contains:
- the LOC131996026 gene encoding uncharacterized protein LOC131996026 yields the protein MGRTRGPLEDVRELETAVNLVTGCLNEAFLKACPERVPPRGIRQSWWPPELKVLRRESRKLLNKAKRENTAEGWDEYRDALGKFKKETRKAKSSSWAQFCGELASWWRNVISKDPITPSSLRREDGTYTESGQETVELSMEAHILGGQEEVGDQNIAIPTHVALTDDLIRDILDEEKIARAGPNGIIPGLVQESLGVTLPWLERIFRASLAWVILDINFWKKFGLILDIQGSFVLMTGENISTDIQAVSPEGGVLQDESY